Within Candidatus Poribacteria bacterium, the genomic segment CAAACGTCAACATCAATGGGACGTTCACCATAGCGGGAGGGGCGACTGTAAGAGATGTGACGCCTGGGTCGGTGTATAACTTTGCAGGAGGATCTAGTGTGGTTGTCAACGGGACATGGAAGGTGACGGGCTCACCATCGGATCACATACAACTGCTCGGCCCCGGAGAAGGGGAAGGAGGATCGAGATGGACTCTGCAGGTCAACTCCAGCGGTCAGGTTGATCTGAACTACGTCGACCTCCGTGACTCAGAGTTGATCGTCCATGGTGGCAGCCTCAACGGTAAGAATGCAGGCTACACAGTCGTCAGCCTCGGCAACCTCTCACCCAGTTGGGGGCCGTATGACCCGCTTCCGGATTACGATACCTTCCCCTTCGGCGATGCGAACGGGGACGGATTCGTGGATCTGTTCGACTTCAACATCCTGGCCTCCGTCTTCGGGACGACCGATCCGAAGGCCGATTTCAACGGAGACGGGGTTGTGGATCTGTTCGATTTCGGCATACTGGCCGAGAACTTCGGCAAGAAGGTGGGAGGAAAGGCTCCGGCGGCACCATCTCAGGGGAAAGATTACTCCGGAGGGCAACTGGCCCTGAAGCTGCCCGAGAGGCTCCCGCACAGGGGCGATATCGTAGAGGTGGAGGTGGTTGCCCGAAACGCTTGGATGAAGGCATATGGTTTCGTGCTGAGCTACGATAGATCCCTGCTGAAGCTGATGGACGTCGAGGAGGGGGATTTCCTCGAAAATACCCTTTTCCTCTTCCATGAGGGCAGGGTGCTCTGTGCGAGTCGATCCGGCCCATCAAGGGGAGATGGAGTGCTGCTCAAGCTTAGATTCCGGGTGATAGGCGATGGCAGGAGCAGGGAAGGGATAGCGCTCAGGGACATACAGGTCGTAGATGGCAAGGGGCGTCTCGGAAGGTTGGGGGAGATACGCGTTCCCTTCTGCACTGCGCCGCACAGGACACGTCTGCTGGCCAGCTTCCCCAATCCGTTCAACTCTGAGGTATGGATACCGTTCCAATTGGCGGATGATGCTGAGGTGAGGGTGGAGATATACGATATATCGGGCAGGGTGGTTCGGGTTTTGGATCTGGGAAGGCTTCCGGCGGGATATTACGTCGACCGATCGAGGGCCGCGTATTGGGACGGGCGGAGCGGTATGGGGGAAAGGGTCGCAAGCGGGGTGTATCTGTATCGCTTCACGGCGGGGAGTTATTCGGTCATAAGAAGGATGGTGATACTGAAATAAGGAACGAGGAGCTAGGAGAGAGGAAAATCCGTTGCACGTTCAACGTTTAACGTTGTAACGTTTTCCGTTCCTGGTTCCTCGATCCTCGCTCCTGACCTGGGGCGGACGATTAAATGATGGCAGAAAGGCTACGGTTGCGGCGGTTCGTGATCCCCTAGATCGCCCTTGAGGACCTCTATCGCATGGGGCAGGGCGGCGATCACGGCTTCCAAACACTCCTTTGCACCTTTAGGGCTTCCCGGCAGGTTTATTATCAGCGTTCCACCTCTTATCCCGCAGACCGATCTGGAAAGCATCCCGGCGGGTGTTTTTCTGATGCTCTCCGCCCTCATCGCCTCCGGTATGCCCGGCACGATCCTCTCCACCACCTCCATCGTCGCCTCAGGTGTGACGTCCCTGGGCGAAAGGCCCGTTCCACCCGTCGTAAGCACCAGATCTAACCCTTCCTCATCGGCAAGTTTCCTGAGCAGCGAAGCTATCCGATCCCTTTCATCCGGCACAATTTCATATCGGAGAATTTCAAAGCGAGCTGTCTGACCTTTGAAACCCTCGAGTACATCCCTTATGGCATGATAGCTTCTATCCTCTCGCTCCCCGCGGGAGGCTTTATCGCTGACCGTGATCACACCCACGCTGATCCTTCTCATCCCTTTCACCTCGGTATATGAAGGAATATACCGCCGGTCTGTCCGGCGAGAATTTTATGATATGGGTCATCTATCCCTATGACTGTGACGGCTATTCTCATACGCCTGCACCTGTTCAGTATCTCTACAAACGGGAGACTTCCCTTCAACGGCTCGTCCGTGACGAGTATGAAATGCCGTTTTGCCCCTTTACGGAACTGAAGCTGATCCATAGCTTTATCTAAAGCGTCGAGGGCCCTTTCATCCCCATAACATCTGACATTTCGGAGCAGTCTTCTGTATCTGTCCACATCCTTTGTGAACGGGAAGACGAGCATATCCCTCCGCAGATATCTGAATTTGACCACAGCTATCCTGTAATCAAGTCCACTTGATTTGAGCGAGGCGGCCATTTCGTCCAGGTGATTCCCCACAGCCTTGATGTTATCCTCCATGCTGCCGCTTGTGTCGAGGATGAAGGCCACGTCGACGGCGTCGGCTTTTGATGAGTTCCCCATCCATGCGGCGATTCTCTGAAGCCGATCCGACATCTGAGAATCCAGATCGCCCGAGCCGGCGCTGTTTCCCCTGTTCTCCGCCTTCCCCTTTCCCTTCGATCCCTCCTCATTGCGGTAATCGGGCTCGCTCAGGCCGCCTATGCTCGGCTCCTCGAGCCCCATAAAGCTTGCAGGATCTATCAGGTTCAATTCCGTCTTCAGCGGCCTGGAGATATTCCGTGTATCCACGGAGGTGGGGATGGAGGCGGCGTTTTTCATGCCTCTGTTCAGCTTTGCCAACATCTCTCTGGGTTTTGCCCTCTTTGTGATCGAATCCCTGCCGAACAGCGGCCTTCGGACCTCCGGTCTCGCTTCGATTATATCCACCTGCATCGGTTTTGACCTCAGAGGAAGGGTCTCATCCATCCGATTTGGGACGGTGAAACGCCCCCATGGGAGGGTGAAGTTGAAGAGGCTCAGGAGGATTAAGGGCGAAGCGTGTATGAGGAGAGATATCAGGAGAGAGATAGATGTTCGTCTGTCCATCCCAAAAAGTCAAGCACCTCCTCCAGGGTGGGTATTCCGGCCCTGCCGCCCAATTTACGGCATTTCAGAGCGGCGACGGCGTTTGCGAACTCGGCGATCCTATCCAGCTCCCATCCCGAAAGCAGTCCATAGGCGAAGGCCCCGTGGAACACATCGCCTGCCCCCGTCGTGTCCACCACCTCCACCTTGAAGGCCGGCTTACGAACGATCGGGCCGCCATCGCAGCAGATACAGCCTTCCTCTCCCAGGGTCACGCCGGCGATTCGGGGGCCGAGATCTATTATGGCTCGGATCGCGCCTTCATAATCCTCGCTTCCCGTCAGATCTTTGGCAAAGCTCTTCGAGGCGATCACCACGTCACAAAGACCTATCAGCTCCTCGGATCTGCTCCAGAGTGTATCGGCATCGAGGAAAACGGTAACGCCTTTCTCTCGGGCGATCTTTGCGGCCTGGATGGACGCCTCCATCTGAAGGCCGTCCAGGTAGAGCATCCTGGCCGAGGCGATGAGCTTCATATCCACCTCCCGCGGTGAAAGCTCCGAGGCGGTGGATCTCGTCCAGAGGATCGTCCTCCTACCCGTTCCCCTTTCGACGATTATGAAGGCGAAGGGGGATTTAGCGCCCGGCTCGACGAGCGTCATCGATACATCCACGCCTTCTCGTTGAAGCTCTCTGAGCATAAAATCGCCGAAATCGTCGTCACCGATCTTGCCTATGAAGGCGACCCTCGCCCCCAGTTTTGAAAGCGTCACAAGGGCTGTGGCCGCCGGCCCGCCGCCCTGCATCGTAAACTCCAACATCTCCGTCTTCTCGTCGGCCTCGGGAGGGTAACTGGGAACGATCCCGAGGTAATCGACGGAGGAGTAGCCGATCCCCACGACGTCAAATCTCCCCCTCACCTTCCCCTCCTTCTGCCTTTCGTTCGTCTCGTCTCCTGTGGAGTAATCCTATGATTTTTAGCATACCAGACCAGAATCGCCCCTCCCCCTATCATCAGCAGGCTCCAGG encodes:
- a CDS encoding T9SS type A sorting domain-containing protein, coding for NVNINGTFTIAGGATVRDVTPGSVYNFAGGSSVVVNGTWKVTGSPSDHIQLLGPGEGEGGSRWTLQVNSSGQVDLNYVDLRDSELIVHGGSLNGKNAGYTVVSLGNLSPSWGPYDPLPDYDTFPFGDANGDGFVDLFDFNILASVFGTTDPKADFNGDGVVDLFDFGILAENFGKKVGGKAPAAPSQGKDYSGGQLALKLPERLPHRGDIVEVEVVARNAWMKAYGFVLSYDRSLLKLMDVEEGDFLENTLFLFHEGRVLCASRSGPSRGDGVLLKLRFRVIGDGRSREGIALRDIQVVDGKGRLGRLGEIRVPFCTAPHRTRLLASFPNPFNSEVWIPFQLADDAEVRVEIYDISGRVVRVLDLGRLPAGYYVDRSRAAYWDGRSGMGERVASGVYLYRFTAGSYSVIRRMVILK
- the mog gene encoding molybdopterin adenylyltransferase, with the translated sequence MRRISVGVITVSDKASRGEREDRSYHAIRDVLEGFKGQTARFEILRYEIVPDERDRIASLLRKLADEEGLDLVLTTGGTGLSPRDVTPEATMEVVERIVPGIPEAMRAESIRKTPAGMLSRSVCGIRGGTLIINLPGSPKGAKECLEAVIAALPHAIEVLKGDLGDHEPPQP
- a CDS encoding VWA domain-containing protein, whose protein sequence is MQVDIIEARPEVRRPLFGRDSITKRAKPREMLAKLNRGMKNAASIPTSVDTRNISRPLKTELNLIDPASFMGLEEPSIGGLSEPDYRNEEGSKGKGKAENRGNSAGSGDLDSQMSDRLQRIAAWMGNSSKADAVDVAFILDTSGSMEDNIKAVGNHLDEMAASLKSSGLDYRIAVVKFRYLRRDMLVFPFTKDVDRYRRLLRNVRCYGDERALDALDKAMDQLQFRKGAKRHFILVTDEPLKGSLPFVEILNRCRRMRIAVTVIGIDDPYHKILAGQTGGIFLHIPR
- a CDS encoding sugar kinase — protein: MRGRFDVVGIGYSSVDYLGIVPSYPPEADEKTEMLEFTMQGGGPAATALVTLSKLGARVAFIGKIGDDDFGDFMLRELQREGVDVSMTLVEPGAKSPFAFIIVERGTGRRTILWTRSTASELSPREVDMKLIASARMLYLDGLQMEASIQAAKIAREKGVTVFLDADTLWSRSEELIGLCDVVIASKSFAKDLTGSEDYEGAIRAIIDLGPRIAGVTLGEEGCICCDGGPIVRKPAFKVEVVDTTGAGDVFHGAFAYGLLSGWELDRIAEFANAVAALKCRKLGGRAGIPTLEEVLDFLGWTDEHLSLS